The genomic stretch TTTATCGATATCTAATGAAATAGCACCTGAAGGTTTGGCAACAAAATCAACTGCTCCATACTCCATCGCTAAAAAGGTATTATTTGCTCCTTCAAACGTTGTACTGGACAACATTACAACAGGAGTTGGCTTGATTTTCATTAATTCTCTTAACATCTCTAATCCGTTCATCACAGGCATCTCTACGTCAAGCGTCATAACGTGTGGATTTAATAACACTGCTTTCTTTAATGCTTCCTCGCCGTTTCGGGCTGTCCCCACTACGGTAAACCTACCGTCTTCCTCTAGTAAATTAGTAATAACCTTTCTCATAAAAGCTGAATCGTCAACGATTAATACTTTAATTTTATTCAACTAGCAACCCTACCTTTCGAGAAATAACTTCTTGAGCCTGGCTACAAATCCAATGCCGTAATTTCTGGTACTAGACGATGTTGCATATTGATTTGCAATATCTTTAATTCCTTGGCTCGCATTGCCTTTAGGATAATGCAAAACGAATGGCACTTGACTGTTTACCGAATTAGAAACACAGCGATCTTCTGCTATTATTCCTAACAATTCAATTGAGCATTTTAAAAACTGTTTAGCCGCTTGATTAAAACGTTCATACGTACTTACACCTTCTTTGATAGAGAGTGATTTATTTACTACCATCTTAAAAGAGGAATTTACACCATATAGATGTAAGAACTTTAGCGCAGCATAGCCATCGGTAATGGATGTTGGTTCAGGTGTCGTAATGAGCACCATGTCATCCATTGTCTTTAAAAAGGTAATGACCCCTTCTGTCATTCCTGCTCCCATATCGAAAATTAAGTAATCATAGTCTTGAGCAACAGAATTAAATTGATTAATTAAATATTGTAAGTCCTGTCGCTTCCACTCAAATAAAGAAGTAATTCCAGATCCGCCAGCAATGTAGGCTAGGCCTTGTGTTCCCTGTTTGATAACACGCTGAATGGGCCATTTATTCTCTAACATATCCACGATGGTGTAACTCGAAGCAATTCCCATCAATACGTCGATATTGCCCATTCCAATATCCATATCAAACAGCAGTACCCGGTGCCCTTTCTCCTGTAAAGCCAATGCAAAGTTTAGGGAAAAATTAGACTTTCCAACGCCTCCTTTTCCACTAATAACCGCTAACGTCTTAGCCTCCGTCCTTTCATTAGAGACATGTTTGACAGCTGCCACTCTTTTTCTTAAAGCCGCCGCTTGATCATTCATATTTCCAATCTCCAAACAGATAATCCACTATTTTTTTAGTAGTATATTTCTCTAAATCGTCAGGAACATCTTGTCCAATTGTTATAAAAGCAGCTGGTAGCTGACACTCCGTTAGCAAATTAATAATTGGACCAAATGTTGTGGTCTCATCTAGCTTTGTCAAAATAATTGAATCGATTGGTATATTACTAAACTGCTTGTAAACCTCACGTAAATCAGCCATTTTTGCCGTCGCTGTTAGTACTAAAAAGGTCTCCATGTATTCATTAAATGACAGCATATTGTGGAGATCATGAATGTACTGGCTGTCTAAAAAGTTTCGACCTGCTGTATCAATGAACACAATATCGTATTCATTAAATCTCTGAAGAGCTTGTTGAAAATCTTCACTGTTATAGCAAACTTCAACTGGGACATTCAGAATAGATGCATATGTTTTTAATTGATCGATGGCTGAAATACGATATGTATCAGTTGTAATGAATGCAACTCTTTGATTTTGTTCTAAAATACATGACGCAGCTAATTTTGCTAGCGTTGTTGTCTTACCAACACCGGTAGGACCAACAACGTTGATATATTTTTTTTGAAACACTTTTGAACATTCTGAATGGGATAGGTACTCTTCAAACCAGTTTTTCAGCCACTCAACCAGCTGCTTATCGCCTAGCGAAGGTGTTGTATAATATAACTCCATGACTTTATCTCTTACTTCTTTTAATAAACGCTCTTCAATCTCTTGATGCTGCAAAAATGAAATAGCTTTTTGAACAAGCAACGGATATTCAACACTAGTATTTCTTGATGGTTGCATCGTTGTAATCAGCTGTTTTAATTCATTAACCTGCTTCATTAACTCTTCATTTGTATGATTTTTAACATATTTTTTAGGCTTTTTGACTTGGTCATCTACCCCTGCAATAACTTCTAACTTTTTTTTAGTAAACGCACCCAGAAACCCACCAACTTTAACAGAACGAGACTTTAAAATTACGGCTTCTGGACCAAGCTCTGCTCGAATAACTTTCATTGCTTCTGGCATTGAAGATGCCACATACTTTTTTACCTTCATGATAAATCAACCACTCCAACGCTCTGAACTTCAATACTGGCTTCTAGTTCGTTATATGATAAAATCGCAACTTGCGGTATATACCGTTCTGTTAACTGGCGGACATACATCCGTACGGCTGGTGAGCAAAGAACAATCGGTGTTTGATCTTGAAACCCTGCTCCATCAACTTGAGCAACGATATGCTCCACAATATTTTGGGAAACGTATGGATCCAATGATAAATAATTTCCATGTTCTGTTTGCTGAACTCCTTCAGCTAGTACTTTTTCAACTTTTCCCGATAGCGTAATGACGCGAAGCAGCTGCTCTCCAGCAGCATACTGGGTCGTGATTTGCCTACATAATCCTTGACGAACATATTCTGTTAATAAGTCCGTGTCAGATGTCATCTTTCCATAATCAGCTAGTACTTCAAAGATAACTGGCAAATTTCGAATCGATACCTGCTCTTTTAATAATTTGGCCAATACTCGTTGAATTTCTCCTACTGAGAGTGGAGATGGGGTAACCTCTTCAATTAAAATTGGATACGACTCTTTTACATGATCAATTAATTGTTTTGTTTCTTGACGACCTATTAACTCGTGAGCATACGCTTTAATTACTTCTGTAATATGTGTTGATACCACTGAAGGCGGATCTACTACCGTATACCCAAACATCTCTGCTTGCTCTTTCGTTGCTTCATTAATCCACTTGGCTGGCATTTGAAAGGCGGGCTCAATTGTATCAATGCCTTCTATCATATCGTCACCCATTCCAGGACTAATTGCTAGGTAATGATCGAGCAACAAATCGCCTCTTGCCATTTCATTCCCTTTAATTTTTAGACGATATTCGTTTGGCTGTAATTGAATATTATCGCGAATCCTTACAACAGGAATTACTAAGCCAAGCTCTAAAGCGAGCTGGCGGCGAATCATAACGATACGGTCTAACAAGTCCCCTCCTTGATTTGTATCTGCTAAAGGGATAAGACCATAACCAAATTCAAATTCAATAGGATCTACGCTCAGTAAATTCACAACACTCTCAGGACTTTTCATATCATCAGCTGGCATTTCTTCTTCTGATACGGCTTCTTCGTTTAAAAGAAGTTTTGTTTTTTTAGGGGATAAGTAATAACCTCCTGCTGCTAGTAAAAGTGCTAATGGTAGTGTTAATAAATCATTGATTGGCGTAATGAGACCAAGAACAGCAATTGTTGCTCCAGTAACATATAACATTGCAGGAAACGCAAATAGCTGTCCGGTGATATCTTGACTTAAATTCCCCGTAGAAGCAGCTCTTGTGACAATAATACCTGTAGCAGTCGAAATCATTAATGCTGGAATCTGACTGACTAACCCATCGCCAACTGTTAATAAAGTGAACGTCTGGGATGCCTCTCCAATGCTCATACCCATCTGCATCATTCCAATAATGATTCCAAATAAGATATTAATGAGTGTAATAACAATACCAGCAATTGCATCTCCCTTTACAAACTTGCTGGCTCCATCCATTGATCCGTAAAAATCGGCTTCACGCTGAATTTTTTCACGCCTTTGAATGGCTTCTTTTTCGGAAATCATTCCCGCATTTAAATCAGCATCAATGCTCATTTGTTTCCCAGGCATTGCATCAAGAGTAAAGCGTGCAGCTACCTCTGAGACACGCTCAGCTCCTTTTGTGATAACTAAGAACTGAATGATAATTAAAATAACAAAAACAACGAACCCTACAAGTGGATTCCCACCAATAACAAAGTTACCGAATGTTTCTACCACACCACCTGCATTACCTTCACCTAAAATAGCTCTTGTGGTCGATACATTTAACCCGAGACGGAAAAGTGTCAGTACAAGCAGTAACGATGGAAACACAGATAGCTCAAGCGGCTCTTTCATGTTCATTGATACAAGCAAAACAAGCAGTGCAAGAGATATATTTACCATAATTAACACACTGAGCAACCAAGATGGGAGCGGAATAACAAGCATAACAATAATGAGTACAACACCTATAACAACTGGTAACTCTCTTGCAGACATGAATCATTTCTCTCCTTATTTCTTATAATCTTCAATACTTATACCTTTTTTTGAATGCGATACACATAAGCTAAAATCTCAGCTACTGCCTTAAAAAACTCTTCAGGCACAACATCGCCAACTTTTGTTTGCTCATATAAGCCTCTTGCTAAAGGCCGGTTTTCTACCATAATAATTTCATGGCTTTTTGCAACAGCTTTTATTTTTTGAGCTACGAAATCTACTCCGCTTGCTACTACATACGGAGCATCCATTTTATCTTCATCATACTTTAAAGCAATTGCATAATGAGTTGGATTCGTAATGACAACATCAGCTTTTGGCACTTCTTGCATCATTCTAGACATTGCCATTTCGCGCTGTTTCTGCTTAATTTTAGATTTTATGAGCGGATCGCCTTCCACGTTTTTATTTTCATCTTTAATATCTTGCTTTGACATACGAATATTTTTTTCAAAATCAAATTTTTGGTACATGTAGTCAAGAACAGACAATAAAAGTAAAACACAAGAGGCTGCAAGTCCCATTTGCAAAACTAATTTCGCTAGTGATACTAAGCTGTCTCCAATGCTGCGATGAGATAAAATGAGAACCTGATCAATATTAAGCCACAACACTGCAAACGTAACAGCACCGATTAAGAGAATCTTTAGCGTAGACTTCAATAGTTCAACAATTGCTCTCATCGAAAAAATTCTTTTTGCTCCTTTAATTGGATCAATCTTTTCCAGTTTTGGCTGCAGAGGTTCAGCTGAAAAGAGAACGCCAACCTGCATGTAATTAGCTGCAAGCGCACCTACCAAGGCAACGAGCATAATAGGTCCGAGTGCATACACAATTTCAGGGAGTAAGTCTCGTAGCAAAATAAATACACTTTCTTCCGTAACTTCCGTTAGCATATATGTCTGAAAAGACTCCTTTATAATAAGCATCATCTTTTCAAGCACATACCGAGCCCCGAACATAAAATAGAGAAAAACAAGGAGTAGCATAATAGCTGTCGTGACGTCTTGACTTTTTGCTACTTGTCCTTTTTTTCTAGAATCTTGCCTTTTTTTAGGCGTTGCCTTTTCCGTTTTTTCTCCCGCAAAAAACTGCAAATCTAACCGAACGAGAAACATCTTTATACTCCTCCTAGTAAATGAATCATCGTTCGCATCGACTCTAGCATGTATTCAAAGATTAGCTGCATCATATAAAACATACTTCCCATAACAACGATTAGAAAAAGAAATGCTACGATGATTTTAAGCGGAAATCCTACTACAAAAATATTAAGCTGAGGTACCGTTCTTGCGACAATTCCAAGTGCTATATCGACAAGAAACAACGCACCTACAACCGGAAGCGACATTTGAACGGCTAATAAGAACATCATGCTAAACGTTTTTATAATTGTCGTTACAAACAGTTCACTTCCAACTGAAAATGAAAGTTCGTTAATCTTTAATACTTCATAACTATGATAGACTCCATCTATTAACAAATGATGACCATTAGTCGATAATAAAAAGAGCAGTGCAAAAATATAGAGGTACTGACCGGTAATAGGACTTTGAGCACCCGTTTGGGGATCCATCACGTTAGCAATAGCAAAGCCCATTTGAAAATCAATTAACCCACCTGCAATCTGAATAGCCATAATCACGATATATGCAATTAACCCCATCGAAATCCCCACGAGACATTCCTTAATGATAAGAAGCAAAAAGTGACTATCAAGTGGAATAATTGGGAAATCTAATGTTGTGATTACCACAAGTGATAAAGCTGTTGCTAGCCCTACTTTGTGAAAAGCCGGAACTGTACGATATGAAAAGAGCGGTACCGTAATAAAGAAAGCGGACAATCGTACTAAAACTAAAAGAAATGTTGGATAAATACTGATGAGTTGTGTCATTTTTATCCAATATACCTATGTAGGTTTGAAAAAATATTATACGTAAATGACACCATCTTAGATAACATCCATGGACCAAAAAATACAATTCCTACAAGGACCGCTACAATTTTTGGCACAAAGGCCAAGGTTTGTTCTTGAATCTGAGTTGTTGCTTGAAAGATACTGACAAGCAAGCCGACAACGAGTGCTAATAGCAAAAGTGGACCACACACAATTAAGATTGTATATACGCCTTTTTCTGCTAACGAAATAACAAATTCTCCATTCATATTTTTCACCTATTGAAAACTTATTAATAATGATTTAATGACTAAATTCCAACCGTCTACTAAAACAAAAAGCAAAATTTTAAACGGCAAAGAAATCATAACAGGCGGTAACATCATCATTCCCATCGACATTAATACGCTGGAAATAATCATATCGATGACAAGAAACGGAACAAAGATCATAAAACCAATTTGAAATGCTGTTTTTAATTCACTAATTGCAAATGCAGGAACCAATGCTGTTAATGGAATGTCTTCTACTGAGCTTGGTCTATCCATGTCTGCATATTCCAAAAATAATGCTAAGTCTTTTTGGCGCGTATGAGCACTCATAAACTCTTTCATAGGAAGTGCGGCTTGATCATACGCCTCTGTTAGATTAATTTCTTCATTCAATAACGGCTGTAAAGCTTCTTTATTCACTTGTGAAAATGTTGGTGCCATAACGAAGAACGTTATAAATAAAGCGAGCCCTAACAACACTTGATTGGGAGGCATTTGCTGAGTACCTAGTGACGTTCGAACAAACGAAAGGACAATGACAATTCGAGTAAAGCATGTCATTAAAATTAAAATACCCGGAGCAATTGACAGAACCGTTAGAAGCAGCAATAGCTGGATTGACGTTGATACGCTTTCAGCATTACTAGCATTAAAAATCTCCATTACTTCATTCATTTTGCTTACGGTTCCTTTCTAATTCTTCCAACTTGGCTTTCCGCTTTTTCATTATTTGACTTAACGATTGTGTAAAAGATTTTATATTTTTAACTGCAATTGTTTCCTTTTCTTTTCGCTCAAATAGTGATGGAAGAATCACTTTATATTCACCATCACTGTGTTGATTTTGGTATTTCTTTAACAACTGCTCTTTATCTTCTCCAACCACTTCTGAAAGCAGCTCAATATTGTCTCCTACACCTACAACGAACAGCTGCTCACCTACCTTGACAACTTGAACAGATTTGCTATTCCCAAGGTTTGTTCCACCCAAATTTTCCACTAACTGATTTTGCTTTAACATATTTCCTTTGGACTTAACAACCCTTAATACAATTAGTAATAAACCAATCACAAATGCAAAAGCAAATAACATTTTTACTACTTCACCAGCTGAAATAGTCGCACCTTGATTGGAATTGCTGTCACCAACTGTATTAGCATCCAACTCTTTTTCACAAGCACTTGGATTTTCTATACATTCTTTCACTGAATCTGATGTTTCTGCCGCTTGCACACTTACACTATCTTGAAACAATAGACTTCCAGCGATTCCTAAAATAAATACGATATATCGCAGCAACGTTTGCCACCTCTTACCTTTTCATAGTACAAAGTGGAGCAGAGCAGCTGCTCCACTGTTTTCTTTATCCTACAGCTTTTGAAATAGCTTCAAGAACTCGGTCTGCTTGGAATGGCTTGACGATAAAGTCTTTTGCGCCAGCTTGAATTGCATCGATAACCATTGCTTGTTGTCCCATCGCTGAACACATAATAACTCTCGCAGCTGGATTCAGTTGCTTAATCTCTTTTAAAGCCGTAATTCCATCCATTTCCGGCATTGTAATATCCATTGTTACAAGGTCTGGCTGATGCTCTTTATAAAGATCGATAGCTTGCATTCCATCAGCAGCTTCCCCTACAACCTCGTATCCATTTTTTGTAAGGATATCCTTAATCATCATACGCATAAATGCTGCATCGTCTACAATTAATACTCGTTTACTCATTTTATTTTCCCCCTATATAAAATTACTTTAATTTA from Bacillus sp. 1780r2a1 encodes the following:
- a CDS encoding MinD/ParA family protein, which gives rise to MNDQAAALRKRVAAVKHVSNERTEAKTLAVISGKGGVGKSNFSLNFALALQEKGHRVLLFDMDIGMGNIDVLMGIASSYTIVDMLENKWPIQRVIKQGTQGLAYIAGGSGITSLFEWKRQDLQYLINQFNSVAQDYDYLIFDMGAGMTEGVITFLKTMDDMVLITTPEPTSITDGYAALKFLHLYGVNSSFKMVVNKSLSIKEGVSTYERFNQAAKQFLKCSIELLGIIAEDRCVSNSVNSQVPFVLHYPKGNASQGIKDIANQYATSSSTRNYGIGFVARLKKLFLER
- the flhF gene encoding flagellar biosynthesis protein FlhF produces the protein MKVKKYVASSMPEAMKVIRAELGPEAVILKSRSVKVGGFLGAFTKKKLEVIAGVDDQVKKPKKYVKNHTNEELMKQVNELKQLITTMQPSRNTSVEYPLLVQKAISFLQHQEIEERLLKEVRDKVMELYYTTPSLGDKQLVEWLKNWFEEYLSHSECSKVFQKKYINVVGPTGVGKTTTLAKLAASCILEQNQRVAFITTDTYRISAIDQLKTYASILNVPVEVCYNSEDFQQALQRFNEYDIVFIDTAGRNFLDSQYIHDLHNMLSFNEYMETFLVLTATAKMADLREVYKQFSNIPIDSIILTKLDETTTFGPIINLLTECQLPAAFITIGQDVPDDLEKYTTKKIVDYLFGDWKYE
- the flhA gene encoding flagellar biosynthesis protein FlhA; its protein translation is MSARELPVVIGVVLIIVMLVIPLPSWLLSVLIMVNISLALLVLLVSMNMKEPLELSVFPSLLLVLTLFRLGLNVSTTRAILGEGNAGGVVETFGNFVIGGNPLVGFVVFVILIIIQFLVITKGAERVSEVAARFTLDAMPGKQMSIDADLNAGMISEKEAIQRREKIQREADFYGSMDGASKFVKGDAIAGIVITLINILFGIIIGMMQMGMSIGEASQTFTLLTVGDGLVSQIPALMISTATGIIVTRAASTGNLSQDITGQLFAFPAMLYVTGATIAVLGLITPINDLLTLPLALLLAAGGYYLSPKKTKLLLNEEAVSEEEMPADDMKSPESVVNLLSVDPIEFEFGYGLIPLADTNQGGDLLDRIVMIRRQLALELGLVIPVVRIRDNIQLQPNEYRLKIKGNEMARGDLLLDHYLAISPGMGDDMIEGIDTIEPAFQMPAKWINEATKEQAEMFGYTVVDPPSVVSTHITEVIKAYAHELIGRQETKQLIDHVKESYPILIEEVTPSPLSVGEIQRVLAKLLKEQVSIRNLPVIFEVLADYGKMTSDTDLLTEYVRQGLCRQITTQYAAGEQLLRVITLSGKVEKVLAEGVQQTEHGNYLSLDPYVSQNIVEHIVAQVDGAGFQDQTPIVLCSPAVRMYVRQLTERYIPQVAILSYNELEASIEVQSVGVVDLS
- the flhB gene encoding flagellar biosynthesis protein FlhB — its product is MFLVRLDLQFFAGEKTEKATPKKRQDSRKKGQVAKSQDVTTAIMLLLVFLYFMFGARYVLEKMMLIIKESFQTYMLTEVTEESVFILLRDLLPEIVYALGPIMLVALVGALAANYMQVGVLFSAEPLQPKLEKIDPIKGAKRIFSMRAIVELLKSTLKILLIGAVTFAVLWLNIDQVLILSHRSIGDSLVSLAKLVLQMGLAASCVLLLLSVLDYMYQKFDFEKNIRMSKQDIKDENKNVEGDPLIKSKIKQKQREMAMSRMMQEVPKADVVITNPTHYAIALKYDEDKMDAPYVVASGVDFVAQKIKAVAKSHEIIMVENRPLARGLYEQTKVGDVVPEEFFKAVAEILAYVYRIQKKV
- the fliR gene encoding flagellar type III secretion system protein FliR, producing the protein MTQLISIYPTFLLVLVRLSAFFITVPLFSYRTVPAFHKVGLATALSLVVITTLDFPIIPLDSHFLLLIIKECLVGISMGLIAYIVIMAIQIAGGLIDFQMGFAIANVMDPQTGAQSPITGQYLYIFALLFLLSTNGHHLLIDGVYHSYEVLKINELSFSVGSELFVTTIIKTFSMMFLLAVQMSLPVVGALFLVDIALGIVARTVPQLNIFVVGFPLKIIVAFLFLIVVMGSMFYMMQLIFEYMLESMRTMIHLLGGV
- the fliQ gene encoding flagellar biosynthesis protein FliQ, with the translated sequence MNGEFVISLAEKGVYTILIVCGPLLLLALVVGLLVSIFQATTQIQEQTLAFVPKIVAVLVGIVFFGPWMLSKMVSFTYNIFSNLHRYIG
- the fliP gene encoding flagellar type III secretion system pore protein FliP (The bacterial flagellar biogenesis protein FliP forms a type III secretion system (T3SS)-type pore required for flagellar assembly.); this encodes MNEVMEIFNASNAESVSTSIQLLLLLTVLSIAPGILILMTCFTRIVIVLSFVRTSLGTQQMPPNQVLLGLALFITFFVMAPTFSQVNKEALQPLLNEEINLTEAYDQAALPMKEFMSAHTRQKDLALFLEYADMDRPSSVEDIPLTALVPAFAISELKTAFQIGFMIFVPFLVIDMIISSVLMSMGMMMLPPVMISLPFKILLFVLVDGWNLVIKSLLISFQ
- a CDS encoding flagellar biosynthetic protein FliO, with product MLRYIVFILGIAGSLLFQDSVSVQAAETSDSVKECIENPSACEKELDANTVGDSNSNQGATISAGEVVKMLFAFAFVIGLLLIVLRVVKSKGNMLKQNQLVENLGGTNLGNSKSVQVVKVGEQLFVVGVGDNIELLSEVVGEDKEQLLKKYQNQHSDGEYKVILPSLFERKEKETIAVKNIKSFTQSLSQIMKKRKAKLEELERNRKQNE
- a CDS encoding response regulator — its product is MSKRVLIVDDAAFMRMMIKDILTKNGYEVVGEAADGMQAIDLYKEHQPDLVTMDITMPEMDGITALKEIKQLNPAARVIMCSAMGQQAMVIDAIQAGAKDFIVKPFQADRVLEAISKAVG